One segment of Fibrobacter sp. UWB10 DNA contains the following:
- a CDS encoding chorismate-binding protein — translation MTTNIRHITESPNFEPRTDSIYVALPGERYTPFSLGKKLGAKAIFESASFSHGRSRYSTLMVDEGFRLRQNEKDVSIVVDGKESVFLKEGEGDILDALTLISAENTVPPNQIPIPSSGVGYLGYEFCARCDTIRLAPQVDELNIPEAEFLVGHIYIVFDHFTEKLHLFALNYEEHQIDLKAAIEKVKARLADLDFSYLAPEKQYGKGITMTDLEQSRKEYTEKVEALQKHIIAGNIVQAVPSRRIQFASDIEALDIYRRLRTVNPSPYMFFLDYGTHQFIGASPESLVRVRDGIATIHPIAGTRRRGKDDVEDEALMKNLKGDPKERAEHLMLVDLARNDLGRVCEAGTVETTKYMECEKFSHVIHLVSDVQGRVAKNKKAIEVLRSSFPAGTVSGAPKISAIEILSGLEKVKRRFYAGAVGYMESDGDLDFCIAIRCCLKQGKTISLQAGGGIVAASNADREFEETNEKLGAIRAVLEGEN, via the coding sequence ATGACTACGAACATAAGGCACATTACTGAAAGCCCTAACTTCGAACCCCGTACCGACAGTATCTACGTGGCACTGCCCGGTGAACGTTACACCCCGTTTTCGCTCGGCAAGAAGCTCGGTGCGAAGGCTATTTTCGAATCCGCAAGTTTCTCCCACGGTCGTAGCCGTTATTCGACCCTGATGGTGGACGAAGGCTTCCGTCTGCGCCAGAATGAAAAGGATGTGAGCATCGTTGTCGATGGCAAGGAAAGTGTGTTCCTGAAGGAAGGCGAAGGCGATATTTTGGACGCCCTCACGCTGATTTCTGCCGAAAATACGGTGCCGCCTAACCAGATTCCTATTCCTTCTTCGGGCGTGGGCTACCTCGGCTACGAATTCTGTGCCCGTTGCGATACGATTCGCCTCGCCCCGCAGGTAGACGAACTCAACATTCCTGAAGCGGAATTCTTGGTGGGCCACATCTACATCGTGTTCGACCACTTTACCGAAAAGCTTCACTTGTTCGCCCTGAACTACGAAGAACACCAGATTGACCTGAAGGCCGCGATTGAAAAGGTGAAGGCCCGCCTCGCTGACCTGGACTTCAGCTATCTCGCTCCGGAAAAGCAGTACGGCAAGGGCATCACGATGACCGACCTGGAACAGTCCCGCAAGGAATACACCGAAAAGGTCGAAGCCCTTCAGAAGCATATTATCGCCGGTAACATTGTGCAGGCTGTGCCTTCTCGCCGTATCCAGTTCGCAAGCGATATCGAAGCCCTCGACATCTACCGCCGCCTCCGCACGGTGAACCCGTCTCCGTACATGTTCTTCCTCGATTACGGCACGCACCAGTTTATCGGTGCATCGCCGGAAAGCCTCGTGCGCGTGCGTGATGGCATCGCCACCATCCACCCGATTGCAGGCACTCGCCGCCGCGGCAAGGACGACGTGGAAGACGAAGCCCTGATGAAGAACTTGAAGGGCGACCCGAAGGAACGTGCCGAACACTTGATGCTCGTGGACTTGGCCCGTAACGACCTTGGCCGCGTTTGCGAAGCCGGTACGGTGGAAACCACCAAGTACATGGAATGCGAAAAGTTCAGCCACGTGATTCACCTGGTCTCTGATGTGCAGGGCCGTGTGGCAAAGAACAAGAAGGCCATCGAAGTGCTGCGCTCCAGCTTCCCGGCAGGTACGGTGAGCGGCGCCCCGAAAATCAGCGCTATCGAAATCCTTTCTGGCCTCGAAAAGGTTAAGCGCCGTTTCTACGCCGGTGCAGTGGGCTACATGGAATCCGACGGTGACTTGGATTTCTGTATCGCTATCCGTTGCTGTTTGAAGCAGGGTAAGACTATCAGCCTGCAGGCCGGTGGTGGCATTGTCGCGGCCTCGAACGCCGACCGCGAATTTGAAGAAACGAACGAAAAATTGGGTGCCATCCGCGCCGTGCTCGAAGGAGAAAACTAA